The following proteins are co-located in the Cryptococcus neoformans var. grubii H99 chromosome 1, complete sequence genome:
- a CDS encoding mitotic spindle organizing protein 1, with product MSSTQDEAILRNARETIDSLYDLSQLLQTGLDKSTLSICVGMIEQGANPDTLAAVIKELRSENEALNSQSNV from the exons ATGTCATCTACCCAGGATGAGGCCATATTGCGGAATGCAAGGGAAACCATAGACT CTTTATATGATCTTTCCCAGCTGCTTCAAACCG GATTGGATAAGAGCACCCTCTCAATCTGCGTGGGTATGATAGAGCAAGGCGCCAACCCCGATACCTTGGCT GCTGTTATCAAAGAACTGCGTTCAGAGAATGAAGCTCTAAACTCTCAAAGTAATGTTTAG
- a CDS encoding ubiquitin carboxyl-terminal hydrolase 1, translating to MRKRRTTPRSNISKNASISKQRAATLPDEETQSTRKIQAANVEEQKPSVERLSTGRPTLVSDEENYLSSPTPPKPIISLEHPTSTTSTSKAATAFPHILLDDLWIDILSFFAQVYLTLYKMTLGFEKWWAGTETEDSHRGKEKKEKEVKAKRRRRRLEPSSSSSDSATGRFFPGMVNLSGTLCYMNSVLQSVASIPSLIIHLEKVIDLAVEVDMPTHVTDALLDVIRDLNTPNKRPPPALRPHNLLTALYPLPAIRRLLGTHEQQDAHELFLVLAEAVSDEVVKVAAEVAKVRGIGEIISLQGYLSGKNDGSGQPMRAGDMEGAKRRQRIRGVAQPWEGLLARRRVCQRCGWSEAIRMDTLGGIELPVPLHGNTTLDACIMEYLAPEILSDVTCEMCSLKLTLNYYTTEVERLSGSSCKGTPKEKNEPGNDSQISSSRKKRAREARRAETRLREMVNSNTVSDFGEPNLTPLPSSGLTAQIPVKWLTAKTVSTRQCVIVRPPQSLQLHFIRSEFTMYGTVQKKTAKVSFPLLLDLTRFVSDGVWEERSGIKNMLTSVSTEKTVHSTTGRRVIYQLESAILHYGFTHSSGHFVSIRRKPSPPLAKDEKSFRPLQVAKNCPDGCRCQDCVYFGQVRDLEETKVPGRGWLRISDADVEEVGEEALHEAGGAVVMLFYERVMEYVVKKVVHDERLEGNGDGQDVGGLEDNI from the exons ATGAGGAAACGACGCACGACTCCCAGATCAAACATTTCAAAGAACGCCAGCATTAGCAAACAACGGGCCGCTACACTGCCTGACGAAGAAACACAGTCCACAAGAAAGATACAAGCTGCCAACGTCGAGGAGCAAAAGCCGTCAGTAGAACGATTAAGCACCGGCAGACCCACTCTTGTCTCCGACGAGGAGAACTATTTATCTTCCCCAACACCACCTAAACCCATTATCTCTTTGGAACATCCAACATCTACAACTTCGACTAGCAAGGCCGCCACTGCCTTTCCACACATCTTGCTTGATGATCTCTGGATAGACATCCTATCATTTTTTGCTCAAGTATACCTTACATTATACAAAATGACTCTTGGATTTGAAAAATGGTGGGCCGGCACAGAGACAGAAGATAGCCATAGGggcaaagagaaaaaagaaaaagaggtcAAAGCCAAGAGGCGTAGGCGAAGGCTCGAGCCGTCGAGCAGTAGTTCTG ATTCGGCAACAGGCCGATTCTTTCCTGGCATGGTAAATTTAAGTGGGACGCTGTGTTATATGAACTCTGTCCTTCAG TCTGTCGCTTCAATACCCTCACTCATCATTCATCTCGAGAAAGTTATTGATTTGGCGGTAGAAGTGGACATGCCGACGCATGTCACAGATGCTCTTCTCGACGTTATCCGGGATCTCAACACTCCCAATAAACGCCCCCCTCCTGCTCTTCGACCACACAACCTTCTCACTGCCCTatatcctcttcctgccaTTCGACGATTATTGGGTACTCATGAGCAGCAGGACGCCCATGAACTATTTCTGGTGCTGGCTGAAGCGGTCTCTGATGAAGTTGTCAAGGTTGCTGCAGAGGTCGCCAAAGTGCGAGGCATAGGGGAAATTATCTCATTACAGGGATACTTGTCTGGGAAAAATGATGGAAGTGGCCAACCTATGAGAGCCGGTGACATGGAGGGAGCCaaaagaaggcaaagaataAGAGGTGTGGCTCAACCATGGGAGGGCTTgttggcaagaagaagagtgtgTCAACGTTGCGGTTGGAGTGAGGCTATTAGGATGGATACTCTAGGAGGAATTGAATTGCCTGTCCCGTTACAT GGCAATACCACTCTTGACGCCTGTATAATGGAGTACCTTGCACCCGAAATACTTTCCGATGTCACATGCGAAATGTGCTCCCTCAAGCTCACACTGAATTACTACACTACCGAAGTTGAGCGATTGTCGGGCTCCTCCTGTAAAGGGACTccgaaggagaagaatgagcCCGGTAATGACAGTCAAATCAGTAGTAGTCGGAAAAAGAGAGCTCGCGAAGCTCGTCGCGCAGAGACTAGGCTACGAGAGATGGTTAATTCCAACACGGTTAGCGATTTTGGGGAACCTAATCTAACGCCTTTACCGTCATCCGGTTTGACTGCGCAAATACCGGTCAAATGGCTTACGGCCAAAACAGTGTCCACTCGACAGTGTGTCATAGTTCGTCCTCCCCAATCTCTCCAATTACATTTCATTCGCTCGGAATTCACCATGTATGGAACGGTGCAAAAAAAGACCGCAAAAGTCTCATTTCCATTATTATTAGATCTCACAAGATTTGTCTCTGACGGAGTgtgggaagaaagaagcggGATAAAAAATATGCTTACATCAGTCTCAACCGAGAAAACTGTTCATTCAACAACAGGACGAAGGGTAATATACCAGCTTGAGTCAGCGATTCTTCACTACGGATTTACCCACTCTTCTGGCCATTTCGTCAGTATTCGACGGAAACCCTCCCCACCTTTGGCCAAAGATGAAAAGTCATTTCGACCCTTGCAAGTGGCGAAAAATTGTCCTGATGGGTGTAGATGCCAGGATTGCGTTTATTTTGGGCAGGTGAGGGATCTTGAAGAGACGAAAGTACCAGGCAGAGGATGGCTGCGGATTAGCGATGCAGATGTAGAAGAGGTCGGCGAAGAGGCGCTTCACGAAGCTGGAGGGGCCGTCGTCATGCTTTTCTATGAACGTGTCATGGAGTACGTAGTAAAAAAAGTCGTGCATGATGAGCGACTTGAAGGAAACGGTGACGGGCAAGACGTTGGAGGTTTAGAAGATAACATTTAA
- a CDS encoding endoplasmic reticulum protein has translation MPSILQPISYVLTILLSVHLERHIGQRCTHNMSLIKLDYTVSQSKPSSVPNPPGYLAPFTTKQLASASSKHVQANDEALAKQTRKSTELKMKRAWDLALSPAKSLPMQAIMLYFSGSGIQIFSLGMIFMLLTQPISAVFNIFQAFEPFKPTPSSTSRKGVKVATEESTYAPLIGPMVLYVVCQGLILALGLYKCSSMGILPTGSGDWLHFETRSNPPEWSAIRSRLLG, from the exons ATGCCGTCTATCTTGCAGCCCATCTCCTACGTCTTGACAATCCTCTTGTCAGTTCACCTTGAACGACACATAGGGCAGCGCTGTACACACAACATGTCCCTTATCAAACTAGATTACACCGTCTCCCAGTCCAA GCCATCTTCCGTACCCAACCCGCCAGGGTATTTGGCCCCTTTCACAACCAAACAATTAGCctccgcttcttccaag CATGTCCAAGCAAATGACGAGGCGCTCGCAAAGCAAACTCGAAAATCCACCGAactgaagatgaagagggcatGGGATTTGGCCTTATC GCCTGCTAAATCTCTCCCAATGCAGGCCATAATGCTTTACTTCTCAGGCTCGGGAATTCAGATCTTCTCTCTTGGGATGATTTTCATGCTCTTAACTCAGCCCATTTCCGCCGTattcaacatcttccaag CATTCGAACCTTTCAAACCGACGCCTTCGTCGACGTCTCGAAAGGGAGTCAAGGTCGCTACAGAAGAATCAACCTACGCACCTTTAATAGGACCTATGGTATTATACGTGGTTTGTCAAGGGCTGAT CCTGGCGCTAGGACTGTACAAATGCTCGTCCATGGGCATCCTGCCGACGGGCTCAGGTGACTGGCTGCATTTTGAAACACGATCAAAT CCTCCCGAATGGTCTGCTATCAGATCGCGATTGCTTGGTTGA
- a CDS encoding etoposide-induced protein, with protein MLHRRHPILHPVPPSPSRQHHDTLGTTSFTGTPLPPTSSHTSGPGRPAFNPAHEELDAGTKAALYDPGLNRPGRSSMSKGTNIDWDTAESRKNLTDRVGIGLRNVRHGMKDALRMDRSVNLVWNDRELKTLIIKSTLINLLSLLLLSLSSLIFSPILVHPASTDMQTRTKAIGMWYNILLSWPVFVVCFWINANWGPEISKRAQVLLHPTYRHQPSVWGTPKSTQMATGYTAKFFSSAIRVLLISDFTLVSRLIGVIPLIGWLCALVYMSIISSYYCFEWTFSTKNWSLDYRIKYLQARLAYMFGFGVPVTLMTSFGPPLVAMAIFALVYPFFVIQALLSNPPRNATLLPLNPSSRPLTPSFGVKSSNAFSADFFGEPTYSSLESPTEKEWELKLPIFWFANHALRGLKWLEDAAARDRRSGRKVMFGLDSQD; from the exons ATGCTTCACCGTCGCCACCCTATTTTACATCCAgttcctccctccccttcccgTCAACATCATGACACTCTCGGCACTACAAGCTTCACAGGCACACCATTACCACCGACCTCATCGCATACATCGGGTCCTGGTCGCCCTGCTTTTAATCCAGCGCATGAGGAGCTGGATGCGGGAACGAAGGCCGCTTTATATGATCCCGGGCTCAATAGACCTGGTAGAAGTAGTATGAGCAAGGGGACGAACATCGACTGGGACACTGCTGAAAGTAGAAAAAATTTAACAGATAGGGTGGGGATAGGCTTGCGAAATGTTAGACATGGGATGAAGGATGCGCTAAGAATGGATAGGAGTGTAAATCTGGTCTGGAA TGATCGTGAGCTGAAAACTTTAATCATAAAGTCGAC GTTAATTAACCTTTTATCACTACTCCTGttgtccttgtcctctCTAATTTTTTCACCAATACTGGTGCATCCGGCCTCCACCGACATGCAAACGCGTACAAAAGCGATCGGTATGTGGTATAACATCTTGCTCAGTTGGCCTGTTTTTGTCGTGTGTTTTTGGATCAAT GCCAATTGGGGACCCGAAATATCAAAACGGGCTCAAGTATTACTTCATCCTACTTATCGGCACCAGCCATCTGTCTGGGGCACACCAAAGTCTACGCAAATGGCAACGGGCTATACAGCCAAATTTTTTTCTTCGGCCATTCGTGTCCTTCTCATCAGCGATTTCACGTTGGTATCCCGCTTGATAGGAGTGATCCCACTCATCGGCTGGCTATGTGCCCTTGTCTATATGTCTATCATCAGCTCATACTATTGTTTTGA GTGGACATTTTCTACGAAGAATTGGTCGCTGGATTACAGAATAAAATATCTACAGGCGAGATTGGCATATATGTTTGGTTTCG GAGTTCCAGTGACCCTGATGACATCTTTCGGACCGCCTTTGGTGGCAATGGCCATATTTGCTCTAGTATACCCCTTT TTTGTCATCCAAGCGTTGCTGTCTAATCCTCCACGGAACGCAACATTGTTACCCTTGAATCCCTCTTCTCGACCTCTCACTCCCTCTTTCGGCGTCAAGAGCTCGAATGCTTTCTCGGCCGATTTTTTTGGCGAACCTACGTACTCCAGTTTGGAATCTCCGACAGAAAAGGAGTGGGAGCTTAAGCTTCCAATCTTTTGGTTTGCCAATCATGCCCTGAGAGGTTTGAAATGGTTGGAAGATGCTGCAGCAAGGGACAGGAGGAGTGGTAGGAAAGTCATGTTTGGTCTGGATTCGCAAGATTGA
- a CDS encoding GATA type zinc finger protein asd-4, with protein sequence MDKLPWRTTSGGKKGPFTVDAGGGQAVYNGKVNSARVPERPPSAASSRPSNPPTPAMSPSIPINRHNFPYPPQGYQSFSQPSSIGHSGSGSFHGNDHSSIATTPTPMTPIDIVGMSSSVPRNSFSQSVQPSSHSQLSSSRSKRSAPMISTTPAEPPPSSWGTSFPGRQGENDSNSKPFDWTSLPNPTNWFSSLGTVQKTAGNDDPIDPAVFASLADLVQQNQGKMDDSASIDFMSALNASTSPKAARGTAQSISHPGGTSLLSRRLQHQQQTSSHDQNIRSRNQSSANSPGILHNSGGLSGFPVSQQQYNNVTFAQPDKVSKGASSQVMTPWPLADGAMGSSETPVTTPGGSDFGVNDPFEMGIAGSWQQELMSRHELQGSSSSSRYPPIAPRRREAPQHPAPVFQTHRGGVPSSEHASRAGSEAPHDGPMPGGVSLNGLPPLPNGLSLEHLAQYGAAGLEMALRMGMGIGMGLGQQAKQTADVASPSWPLTTSAPPPSFSQNASSPEASSSKGRKDTNIVSDILEDDFLTVRVPSTPLMTPPLNSFGSFPVTRRPSQSDATSPLPEVGPPEQMAEKDPLAAQVWKAYARARDTLPNGQRMENLTWRMMHLTLKKKEEEQAAKEKEEREKEEKEVAEKEAAAAAAATAAAAAELPPVEERRGRTKGKSRIVGFAGATSSNSQSPNGMDVDWRAASRSRSRIPMDIDWRASSRSRSRSAAPFRNPFSEAHAHHLLAAGGTPIAEMGQYMAGHGSLNTHAANAHSANHHSSQNQYNHASSLPGPSSMMLQSLSQLPEKEGEQDEVQQAVEHINGTDLYPASAPQNGSALEHLQMSLASGLSPSKGSTSNLPGINGPGLYTHSQENFHPQYGFLPRRVRKTSFDHTVRLLGEGEPSTSPQSMSNPRKRHAEASPRGGANNPLPEGDSGFPTSKFTFSFPQSYENFFDLAAASATPSGTQENSDVNYGGDGDLADLTDWASQPVTADTSAFGSPSGFGHIEPGMSLPSMPQATSDNPFDFQQLMHLYLNANSSASPFTHINPSQVLGAVPSQTANEFSPSAISPQSGAPTPGNNSSGNNIRPLPKAVGGKPVDNRQMPPPNRSNSTPNLAALKMSSSGSSKHDRTASINASGNAGSGSSKGNKGSDGNNKSRPGSPTSENEGGPGSIMPTGENPTMCTNCQTTNTPLWRRDPDGQPLCNACGLFYKLHGVVRPLSLKTDVIKKRNRAGPGPKESNPSRKNSVASSKNTSVRSKPTSPTIASSANSGGGSKKARHASDALVE encoded by the exons ATGGACAAGCTTCCATGGCGCACTACATCGgggggaaaaaaaggaccGTTCACTGTGGACGCTGGGGGAGGACAAGCCGTTTACAATGGGAAAGTAAATAGTGCTCGAGTCCCAGAACGACCCCCTTCTGCCGCGTCTTCCCGGCCCTCCAATCCTCCAACACCTGCCATGTCGCCTTCCATTCCAATCAATCGGCACAACTTTCCTTACCCTCCACAGGGATACCAATCATTCTCTCAGCCATCAAGCATAGGACACAGCGGCAGTGGTTCTTTCCATGGTAATGACCATTCGTCGATTGCCACCACTCCTACCCCAATGACTCCTATTGATATTGTCGGAATGAGTTCTAGCGTTCCACGAAACAGCTTTTCCCAGAGTGTTCAACCCTCTTCACATTCTCAGTTATCCTCTTCTAGATCAAAACGTTCTGCTCCCATGATATCCACTACTCCCGCAgaacctcctccttcctcttggGGTACATCTTTTCCTGGTCGACAGGGTGAAAATGATTCGAATAGCAAGCCGTTCGACTGGACATCTCTTCCGAACCCCACCAACTGGTTTTCTTCGTTGGGCACGGTTCAAAAGACTGCCGGTAATGATGATCCCATCGATCCAGCTGTTTTCGCCAGTCTTGCTGATCTGGTCCAGCAAAATCAGGGTAAAATGGACGACAGTGCTTCCATCGATTTTATGAGCGCTTTGAACGCAAGTACGTCTCCAAAAGCTGCTAGGGGCACCGCCCAGTCAATTTCACATCCTGGAGGTACAAGCCTTTTAAGTCGTCGCTTGCAGCACCAACAGCAGACTAGCTCTCATGATCAGAACATACGCTCACGCAATCAATCGTCGGCTAACTCTCCCGGCATCTTGCACAATTCCGGGGGGCTATCTGGATTCCCTGTCTCTCAGCAGCAGTACAATAATGTCACCTTTGCACAGCCTGATAAGGTGAGTAAAGGTGCATCTAGTCAAGTCATGACGCCTTGGCCTTTGGCCGACGGCGCAATGGGTTCGAGCGAGACGCCGGTGACAACACCCGGCGGCAGTGATTTCGGAGTCAACGACCCCTTTGAGATGGGTATTGCAGGCTCGTGGCAGCAGGAACTGATGTCCAGACATGAATTACAAGGCTCAAGCAGTAGTTCGCGGTATCCACCCATTGCTCCACGTCGACGGGAAGCACCTCAGCATCCTGCTCCTGTGTTCCAGACACATCGGGGAGGTGTACCATCCTCCGAGCATGCTTCGAGAGCCGGCTCTGAAGCTCCTCATGACGGCCCCATGCCCGGCGGCGTTTCGCTTAATGGCTTGCCTCCTTTGCCAAACGGTTTGTCTCTTGAACATCTTGCCCAGTATGGAGCTGCAGGTCTAGAAATGGCTTTGAGAATGGGCATGGGTATTGGTATGGGCTTGGGTCAGCAAGCGAAGCAAACCGCTGATGTTGCTTCCCCGTCTTGGCCACTTACCACGAGTGCTCCTCCGCCGTCCTTCTCTCAAAATGCGTCATCTCCTGAAGCATCGTCTAGTAAGGGACGGAAAGATACAAACATCGTCAGCGACattcttgaagatgactTCCTCACTGTTCGCGTTCCTAGCACTCCTCTTATGACCCCGCCACTCAATAGTTTTGGGTCTTTCCCAGTTACACGTCGACCATCTCAGAGCGATGCCACAAGCCCATTACCCGAGGTTGGCCCTCCGGAGCAGATGGCTGAGAAGGATCCACTTGCAGCGCAAGTCTGGAAAGCATACGCAAGAGCCAGGGATACCTTGCCCAACGggcagaggatggagaattTGACTTGGAGAATGATGCATCTTacattgaagaagaaggaagaggagcaagcggcaaaggagaaggaagaaagagagaaagaagagaaggaggttgctgagaaggaagcggcagcagcagccgcAGCAACGGCTGCGGCAGCTGCAGAACTGCCTCCTGTGGAggaaagacgaggaagaacaaaGGGAAAGTCAAGGATCGTTGGTTTTGCTGGAGCAACAAGTTCAAATTCTCAATCGCCAAA CGGCATGGATGTCGACTGGCGAGCAGCAAGCCGATCCCGTTCTCGCATACCCATGGATATTGACTGGCGCGCTTCTTCCAGGTCACGTTCCCGTTCTGCCGCTCCATTCCGCAACCCCTTCAGTGAAGCTCACGCTCATCACCTTCTTGCTGCTGGCGGAACACCTATCGCAGAGATGGGCCAATACATGGCCGGACACGGTAGTTTGAACACTCACGCCGCTAACGCCCACTCGGCAAACCATCATAGTAGCCAGAATCAGTATAACCATgcttcatctctccctgGTCCTTCTAGCATGATGCTGCAAAGTTTGAGTCAGCTACccgagaaagaaggggagcaGGATGAAGTGCAGCAAGCTGTCGAGCACATCAATGGGACTGACTTGTATCCCGCCTCCGCACCTCAGAACGGGAGCGCGCTGGAGCATCTTCAGATGTCTCTCGCGAGTGGGCTTAGTCCTTCTAAGGGATCTACGTCTAACTTGCCTGGTATCAATGGTCCAGGCCTCTATACACATAGCCAAGAAAACTTCCATCCTCAATATGgatttcttcctcgtcgtgTGCGGAAGACATCCTTCGACCACACTGTGAGATTGCTGGGAGAGGGTGAGCCATCCACCTCCCCCCAATCCATGTCCAACCCTCGCAAGCGCCATGCCGAAGCCTCTCCTCGAGGGGGCGCGAAtaatcctcttccagaaGGTGACAGCGGCTTCCCCACATCAAAATTCACCTTCAGCTTCCCTCAGTCCTACGAGAATTTCTTTGACCTAGCTGCCGCGAGTGCAACTCCTTCAGGAACTCAAGAAAACAGTGATGTGAACTATGGAGGTGATGGCGACCTTGCAGACTTGACAGACTGGGCAAGTCAACCTGTTACAGCGGATACATCAGCTTTTGGTTCTCCTTCGGGGTTTGGTCACATCGAACCAGGAATGTCCCTTCCTTCAATGCCTCAAGCTACAAGCGACAATCCTTTTGATTTTCAGCAGCTCATGCACCTCTACCTCAATGCCAACTCATCCGCGAGCCCGTTTACCCACATCAATCCTTCCCAAGTGCTTGGAGCTGTGCCCAGTCAGACCGCCAACGAATTCTCTCCCAGTGCTATCTCCCCCCAAAGCGGTGCTCCTACGCCTGGTAATAACAGCTCGGGTAACAATATCCGGCCATTACCGAAAGCTGTAGGTGGTAAGCCTGTCGACAACAGACAGATGCCACCCCCGAACAGGTCTAATAGTACTCCTAATCTTGCTGCTCTGAAAATGTCTTCCAGCGGATCGTCAAAACACGATCGTACTGCCTCAATTAATGCATCAGGAAATGCTGGGTCTGGTTCTAGTAAAGGGAACAAGGGATCAGATGGAAATAATAAGTCTCGACCAGGTTCGCCAACGAGTGAAAATGAGGGCGGACCAGGCTCTATCATGCCTACTGGTGAGAACCCCACAATGTGTACGAATTGTCAGACCACGAACACTCCTTTATGGAGACGAGATCCAGATGGACAACCGTTGTGCAATGCGTGTGGACTTTTCTAT AAATTGCACGGCGTCGTTCGGCCCTTGTCGCTCAAGACGGATGTTATTAAGAAAAG AAACCGAGCGGGTCCTGGACCGAAAGAAAGCAACCCTTCCCGCAAGAACAGTGTCGCTTCATCAAAAAATACGTCTGTGCGGTCAAAGCCCACCTCGCCAACAATCGCATCCTCTGCAAACTCCGGTGGCGGAAGCAAGAAGGCACGGCATGCTTCTGATGCTCTTGTTGAATGA
- a CDS encoding exosome complex protein LRP1, with product METMSESSPKVTLSALNESLDALEAALAPLEAKPWSQTVGNLSPLERTKMDVLGAYLINDLVWVYLKTKGIDPTKHDVTAELERIKTYYSKVSSAEGHEEIRPKVDTAAAHRFVTSSIPRAQHLPPTTSAELAANERALRLAEEEEEESIRRLGKPSRFRHIQERGELKLIPGQEVETIGDDDVMIGEDGQREAENFLREFANEVEGR from the exons ATGGAAACAATGTCAGAATCCTCGCCAAAAGTTACCCTCTCTGCTCTCAACGAGTCACTCGATGCTCTAGAAGCTGCTCTTGCACCTTTAGAGGCCAAACCGTGGTCACAAACTGTTGGAAATTTGTCACCGTTGGAAAGAACGAAAATGGATGTTTTGGGTGCCTACTTAATCAATGACCTTGTGTGGG TGTACTTGAAAACGAAAGGAATTGATCCGACAAAGCATGATGTGACTGCTGAACTC GAACGGATAAAAACATATTATTCTAAAGTCAGCTCCGCTGAGGGGCATGAAGAGA TTCGCCCCAAAGTCGACACTGCCGCTGCTCACCGCTTTGTCACCAGTTCCATCCCTCGTGCCCAACATCTTCCGCCAACCACATCGGCCGAGCTAGCGGCTAACGAACGAGCTTTGCGCTTAgccgaagaggaagaggaagaaagtaTCAGGAGGCTGGGCAAACCTTCTCGATTTCGTCATATCCAAGAACGAGGAGAGTTGAAGCTCATTCCAGGACAAGAGGTGGAGACAATCGGCGACGACGATGTTATGATAGGTGAAGATGGGCAAAGAGAAGCCGAAAACTTTTTGAGAGAGTTTGCGAATGAAGTTGAAGGGAGATAA
- a CDS encoding hydroxyacid-oxoacid transhydrogenase yields MPPPASRASIIRLLSLTANQGCRGCGRTHSVLDHAHNHGHTHSHAPLGLRGMATPVDLPIRGGPPPGNTDYAFEMAASNLRFGAHATSEVGMDFANLIKEMPAVDRSQAKIGVFTDPNVAKLPVMEIVEESLLRAGLNFVVWDKCAVEPTDKSWQEAIDFSRSSHLTHFLAVGGGSSMDTAKAANLFTNYPQADLFEFINAPIGRGTPITKKLSPLIAIPTTAGTGSETTGTAILDIPSRKFKTGIASRALKPTLGIVDLLNTATCPKEVAIAAGLDVLFHSLESWTAVPYHQRTPRPANPINRPAYQGSNPISDIFSKWALETTVKYLPRIARDPFGDEEARAQMLLAASTAGIGFGNAGVHMCHAFSYPISSLNKGRPKETQYHHPSYNPDIPLIPHGVAVSLTAPAVFNFTAPSSPDRHREALMVFLGKERAHEATGLKDEDLGAKLSEEIQRFLDIVEVPRGLSKVGYTGNDVTSLVDGCLPQRRVLDLAPVLAKNNNAEEREQLAHIVELSMNW; encoded by the exons ATGCCCCCTCCAGCATCCAGAgcttccatcatccgacTCCTCTCGCTCACCGCCAACCAAGGCTGTAGAGGCTGTGGACGTACCCATTCCGTGCTTGACCATGCCCATAACCATGGACACACCCACTCCCATGCCCCTCTTGGGCTGCGTGGAATGGCAACCCCTGTAGACTTGCCAATCAGGGGCGGGCCCCCTCCTGGTAACACCGACTACGCTTTTGAG ATGGCCGCATCAAACCTTCGATTTGGTGCCCATGCGACCAGCGAAGTGGGCATGGATTTTGCCAATCTCATAAAGGAAATGCCTGCTGTAGACCGATCTCAGGCCAAAATTGGTGTTTTTACGGATCCCAATGTAGCGAAACTCCCCGTGATGGAGATTGTGGAAGAGAGTTTGTTGCGGGCGGGTTTGAACTTCGTAGTGTGGGATAAATGTGCAGTGGAGCCTACAGATAAAAGCTGGCAA GAAGCAATCGATTTTTCCAGGTCTTCACATCTCACTCATTTTTTGGCCGTTGGTGGTGGATCTTCTATGGATACTGCTAAGGCTGCCAATTTGTTCACGAATTATCCACAAGCCGACCTCTTTGAATTCATCAACGCGCCCATCGGTAGAGGTACGCCCATCACTAAGAAACTGAGCCCTTTGATTGCCA TCCCCACTACCGCA GGAACAGGATCTGAGACTACTGGGACTGCCATCTTGGACATTCCGTCCCGCAAATTCAAAACTGGGATTGCGTCGCGTGCTCTTAAGCCGACTTTGGGTATTGTCGATCTGTTGAATACCGCTACGTGTCCGAAGGAAGTGGCTATCGCAGCCGGGCTGGatgtcctcttccattCACTCGAAA GCTGGACTGCCGTGCCCTACCATCAGAGGACCCCTAGGCCCGCAAACCCCATTAACCGAC CTGCGTATCAGGGCTCCAACCCTATCTCTGATATTTTCTCCAAATGGGCTTTGGAAACTACAGTCAAGTACCTTCCTCGAATTGCTCGGGACCCCTTCGGTGACGAAGAGGCGCGAGCACAAATGCTTCTGGCCGCTTCTACTGCAGGTATTGGTTTTGGTAATGCAGGAGTGCATATGTGT CACGCCTTCTCCTACCCCATTTCCTCACTTAACAAAGGCAGGCCCAAGGAGACACAGTATCATCACCCATCTTATAATCCCGACATCCCCCTCATTCCTCACGGCGTGGCTGTTTCTCTGACCGCTCCCGCTGTATTCAATTTCAcggctccttcttcccctgaCCGACATCGCGAGGCATTAATGGTCTTCCttgggaaagagagggcCCATGAAGCCACTGGTctgaaggatgaggaccTGGGAGCTAAGCTGAGTGAGGAAATCCAAAGATTTTTGGATATCGTGGAAGTTCCTAGAGGGTTGAGTAAAGTTGGCTACACAGGAAACGATGTCACTTCC CTTGTCGATGGTTGTCTTCCTCAACGAAGAGTGCTGGATCTTGCCCCTGTTTTGGCCAAGAACAATAATgctgaagagagagaacaaCTTGCTCACATCGTCGAACTTTCAATGAATTGGTAG